The DNA region GGCCAATGCGGCCGACGCGCCGGCGCAGTTGCGTCAGTTCATCGCCACGGTGCCTTCCGCAACAGGGCGCTTCACTCAGCAGCGCGCGGACAATCGCGGCCAGGGCAAGCCTGTTCAATCGGGCGAATTTTCCTTCCGTCGTCCCGGGCAGTTCAAGTGGGCGGTGCAAGAGCCTTATGAACAATTGATCGTTTCCGATGGCAAGGCCGTCTACCAGTACGATCCCGACCTTGCCCAGGTTACGCAGCGTGCGGTGGATCAATCTATCGGCGCTTCCCCTGCGGCTATTTTGTTCGGTTCAGGTTCGCTCGACGAGGCATTTTCGATATCGACGTTGCCCGATGCCGATGGTCTACGCTGGCTGCGCGCCGAACCACTGACGGCGGATGCGGGCTTTACCCACGTCGACATTGGCCTGCGCAGCAACATGCCTGTCCGATTGCTGATTCTTGATGCTTTCGGGCAAACGACCCGCATCGAGCTCACCGATATCCAGGTCAATCCTGGCCTGCCCGCTGATGCCTTCGCCTTCACCGCGCCGCCTGGGGTTGATGTCGTCAAGATGCAATAGTCGCCTGCATGGCAAGCAATAACGATTTGTTCTCTTCGCCGTCCGGTCACTTGCGCCACGCGCCGTTGGCCGAGCGCATGCGACCCCGCAGCCTGGACGATGTCGTGGGTCAGACCGACCTATTGGCACCGGGCAAGCCGCTGCGGGTGGCCTTCCAGTCGGGCCGGCCGCATTCGATGATCTTCTGGGGCCCTCCGGGTGTCGGCAAGACGACACTGGCCAGGCTGATGGCGGACGGTTTCGACGCCCAGTTCCTGGCGATTTCCGCCGTACTGGGTGGCGTCAAGGACATACGCGAGGCGGTGGTCTCTGCCCAGGTGGCACAGAGCCAGGGCAGGCGTACGATACTGTTCGTCGACGAGGTGCATCGCTTCAACAAGGCGCAGCAGGATGCTTTCCTGCCCTATGTGGAAAGCGGGCTGTTCACCTTTATCGGTGCTACCACTGAAAATCCCTCTTTCGAGGTGAATTCGGCCCTGCTGTCCCGGGCTCGCGTCTATGTTTTGCAGTCGCTAAGCGTGGACGAGTTGCAGTCACTCATTGACCGTGCCTTGCTGATCCTGAACCGGCCGGAAGCCGACGCAGCCCCACCGGAACCACTGGAGTTCGACGCCGTGGCGCGCGAACAGCTGGCGCGCTGGGCGGATGGCGATGCCCGCCGCCTGATCAACGCCATGGAGGTCGTGGCCGAATCGGCCCGCGATGCGGGTCACTCAGTGGTTGACAGCGCCTGGCTCGAGACCTCGCTTTCCGAGAATTTGCGGCGTTTCGATAAAGGCGGCGACGCGTTCTACGATCAGATCAGCGCCTTGCACAAGGCCGTACGCGGGTCGGACCCCGATGCCTCTTTATACTGGTTCGCCCGGATGCTGGACGGTGGCGCCGATCCCCGCTATTTGGCGCGGCGTATCGTGCGGATGGCGATCGAAGACATCGGTTTGGCGGATCCGCGGGCGACCGATCTGGCGCTGCAAGGCGCCGATATCTACGAAAGGTTGGGGTCGCCCGAAGGCGAGCTCGCGCTGGCGCAGGCAGTGGTCTACATGGCCTGCGCGGCCAAATCCAACGCCGTTTACAACGCTTACAAGCAGGCCAGGCGCTATGCGGAGGAGCATGGCAGCGCGCCAGTACCGCTGCACTTGCGCAATGCGCCCACCAAGCTCATGAAAGAGCTGGGCCACGGCAAGGCCTACCGCTATGCACACGACGAGCCCCACGGTTATGCCGCTGGCGAGAACTATTTTCCCGATGGCCTGCGTGCAAAATTCTACAAACCGACCGACCGTGGGCTTGAAGGTAAAATCTCCGAGAAGCTGGCATTCCTGCGGTCGCTGGATAAACAAAGCCGCTCAGATTGAACCTCCGCCGCAGCGGCGCCCTTAATTCTTTATTGGTTGATTATGTTAGACCCGAATCAGTTGCGCAAAGACTTGTCCGCCGTCGTCGAGGCGTTGGCCCTGCGCGGCGTCCAGTTCGATATCGAACGCTTCAATACGCTGGAGGCGCGCCGCAAGTCGGTGCAGGTCGAGACCGAAAACCTGCAGGCGCGGCGTAACGCCGTCTCCAAACTTATCGGGCAACTGAAGTCCAAGGGCGAGGACGCCAGCCAGGCTATGGCGGAATCGCAAGAGATACCCGCACGCCTGAAAGAGCTGGAGCAAGATCTGGCTGCGGTCCAGGGCGAACTGAACGACTGGCTCATGACCGTGCCCAATCTGCCGCACGGCAGTGTGCCGGCCGGCAAGGACGAGACTGACAACATCGAAGTGCGGCGCTGGCTGCCACCGGGCATGGGCACCGACCAGCAAGGCAACCCGCAGCCATTTAGCTTCGAAGCCAAAGATCACGTCGAACTGGGCGAGCCTCTGGGCCTGGATTTCGAGACGGCGCGCAAGCTATCCGGCGCACGGTTCATGATGCTGCGCGGGCCTATGGCCCGCTTGCACCGTGCCTTGGCCCAGTTCATGCTGGACCTGCAAACGACAGAGCACGGTTATCAAGAGTGCTATACCCCGTATATCGTCAATGGATCCACACTGTTTGGTACCGGCCAACTGCCCAAATTCAAGGACGACATGTTCTGGGTCACCAAGGGTGGCCAGGAAGAAGATGCTGACGAAGATGGCGAAGACCTTTATTTGATCTCGACCTCGGAGATCACGCTGGCCGGCTCAGTGCGCGATACCATCATCGCTCAGCAAGACCTGCCCTTGAAGCTCACCGCGCATACGCCTTGCTTCCGTTCCGAAGCCGGCAGTGGCGGGCGCGATGTGCGTGGCATGATCCGCCAGCACCAGTTCGACAAGGTCGAGATGGTGCAGATCGTGCATCCAGAAACCTCTTACGATGCGCTGGAGCTGATGGTGGGCCATGCGGAAGCGGTGTTGCAACGGCTGGGTGTAGCCTACCGCGTGGTGATGCTGTGCGCTGGCGACATGGGTTTTGGCGCGGCCAAGACCTACGACCTGGAAGTATGGCTGCCTGCTCAGAATACCTGGCGCGAGATTTCGTCGGTTTCCAACTGCGAGGCCTTCCAGGCCCGACGCATGCAGGCGCGATACCGGCCCGAGAAAGGCAAGCCTGATTACCTGCACACGCTTAACGGCTCGGGCCTGGCCGTAGGGCGCGCGCTGGTGGCGGTCCTGGAAAACCATCAGCAAGCCGACGGCAGCGTCGTGGTACCCGAGGCCTTACGCCCCTATATGGGTGGGCTGGAGCGTCTGGAGCCCCACCCACTTTAAGCGCCCGTCGCCTCCAGGTTGGCTAGTTCCGCCAGCCCCTACCCCGGTGGTCGCGATGGTGATGCTTGTAATGGTGCCGGGGCTCGTACTGACGGAAATGCTTCTGCTGATGATAATGCTGCGAGCCGCGGTATTCGTCGCGGAAGTAGGGCGGCCGGTAACTATAAATGGGCGGTCGATACGCGCGTTCCGGCAGTATCAGCACACGCGGCCGCTCTTGATAGCGGGCCGGCGGATGGTAGTAATTGCGTTCGTAGTGACTGGCGCCCGGTGTACCGATAAAGAAGTCCACACCCCCCCGGGCAAGCGAGGCGCTAGCCGCAAACAGAACCG from Pollutimonas thiosulfatoxidans includes:
- the lolA gene encoding outer membrane lipoprotein chaperone LolA encodes the protein MKINVSAAAAALLAATLAWPAAGQPAVTVPADGATTGSAADQANAADAPAQLRQFIATVPSATGRFTQQRADNRGQGKPVQSGEFSFRRPGQFKWAVQEPYEQLIVSDGKAVYQYDPDLAQVTQRAVDQSIGASPAAILFGSGSLDEAFSISTLPDADGLRWLRAEPLTADAGFTHVDIGLRSNMPVRLLILDAFGQTTRIELTDIQVNPGLPADAFAFTAPPGVDVVKMQ
- a CDS encoding replication-associated recombination protein A; amino-acid sequence: MASNNDLFSSPSGHLRHAPLAERMRPRSLDDVVGQTDLLAPGKPLRVAFQSGRPHSMIFWGPPGVGKTTLARLMADGFDAQFLAISAVLGGVKDIREAVVSAQVAQSQGRRTILFVDEVHRFNKAQQDAFLPYVESGLFTFIGATTENPSFEVNSALLSRARVYVLQSLSVDELQSLIDRALLILNRPEADAAPPEPLEFDAVAREQLARWADGDARRLINAMEVVAESARDAGHSVVDSAWLETSLSENLRRFDKGGDAFYDQISALHKAVRGSDPDASLYWFARMLDGGADPRYLARRIVRMAIEDIGLADPRATDLALQGADIYERLGSPEGELALAQAVVYMACAAKSNAVYNAYKQARRYAEEHGSAPVPLHLRNAPTKLMKELGHGKAYRYAHDEPHGYAAGENYFPDGLRAKFYKPTDRGLEGKISEKLAFLRSLDKQSRSD
- the serS gene encoding serine--tRNA ligase; this encodes MLDPNQLRKDLSAVVEALALRGVQFDIERFNTLEARRKSVQVETENLQARRNAVSKLIGQLKSKGEDASQAMAESQEIPARLKELEQDLAAVQGELNDWLMTVPNLPHGSVPAGKDETDNIEVRRWLPPGMGTDQQGNPQPFSFEAKDHVELGEPLGLDFETARKLSGARFMMLRGPMARLHRALAQFMLDLQTTEHGYQECYTPYIVNGSTLFGTGQLPKFKDDMFWVTKGGQEEDADEDGEDLYLISTSEITLAGSVRDTIIAQQDLPLKLTAHTPCFRSEAGSGGRDVRGMIRQHQFDKVEMVQIVHPETSYDALELMVGHAEAVLQRLGVAYRVVMLCAGDMGFGAAKTYDLEVWLPAQNTWREISSVSNCEAFQARRMQARYRPEKGKPDYLHTLNGSGLAVGRALVAVLENHQQADGSVVVPEALRPYMGGLERLEPHPL